The following coding sequences lie in one Isoptericola variabilis 225 genomic window:
- a CDS encoding CdaR family transcriptional regulator — protein sequence MPSPAPTTVSRGENIQRVRDGLGMLTAAAMRRLDEEVPWYRQLPAEDRSYVGLVAQSGINAFVSWFADPTQTPHGVGEMFAAAPPELTRSISLQHTLQLVRIMVDVVESHSDQIAAPGYERELREAVLRYSREVAFSAAEVYARAAEVRGAWDARLEALVVDALLRGDDDDSIRSRVSALGWSGRGQALVVVGEATSKLDDVRTAELRRVARRAAGDALVGIHGDRLVLVLGGEGDLVAAATSLLGRFGPGPVVIGGVVPDVSAAARSARAALAGLAAAPAWPQAPRPVLADDLLPERVLIGDATARRTLVTQAYRPLQEATGSVLETLSAYLGTGRSLEAAARRLYVHPNTVRYRLRKVSEITGWDPLDARESFVLQMALALGQLDRAERP from the coding sequence ATGCCGAGCCCTGCACCGACCACCGTCTCCCGCGGCGAGAACATCCAGCGCGTCCGTGACGGGCTGGGGATGCTCACCGCCGCGGCGATGCGCCGCCTCGACGAGGAGGTCCCGTGGTACCGCCAGCTGCCGGCCGAGGACCGCTCCTACGTGGGCCTCGTCGCGCAGTCCGGCATCAACGCGTTCGTCTCCTGGTTCGCCGACCCGACGCAGACCCCGCACGGCGTCGGAGAGATGTTCGCGGCGGCCCCGCCCGAGCTCACGCGCTCGATCTCGCTGCAGCACACGCTGCAGCTCGTGCGCATCATGGTCGACGTCGTCGAGTCGCACTCCGACCAGATCGCGGCGCCCGGCTACGAGCGCGAGCTGCGCGAGGCGGTCCTGCGGTACTCGCGCGAGGTCGCGTTCTCGGCCGCCGAGGTCTACGCGCGCGCCGCCGAGGTACGCGGCGCGTGGGACGCCCGGCTGGAGGCCCTGGTCGTCGACGCGCTGCTGCGCGGGGACGACGACGACTCGATCCGCTCGCGCGTGTCGGCGCTCGGGTGGAGCGGCCGCGGCCAGGCGCTCGTCGTGGTCGGCGAGGCCACGTCCAAGCTCGACGACGTGCGCACGGCCGAGCTGCGGCGCGTCGCGCGCCGGGCCGCCGGCGACGCGCTCGTCGGCATCCACGGCGACCGGCTCGTGCTCGTCCTCGGCGGCGAGGGCGACCTCGTGGCGGCGGCGACGTCCCTGCTCGGGCGCTTCGGGCCCGGCCCCGTCGTCATCGGCGGCGTGGTGCCCGACGTGAGCGCGGCGGCACGGTCCGCGCGCGCCGCGCTCGCCGGCCTCGCGGCCGCTCCCGCGTGGCCGCAGGCCCCGCGCCCCGTGCTCGCCGACGACCTGCTGCCCGAGCGCGTCCTCATCGGCGACGCGACCGCGCGCCGCACGCTCGTGACCCAGGCGTACCGACCGCTGCAGGAGGCGACGGGCTCCGTGCTCGAGACGCTCTCGGCCTACCTCGGCACGGGCCGGTCGCTCGAGGCCGCGGCCCGCCGCCTGTACGTGCACCCCAACACGGTGCGCTACCGGTTGCGCAAGGTCTCCGAGATCACCGGCTGGGACCCGCTCGACGCCCGGGAGTCGTTCGTGCTCCAGATGGCGCTCGCGCTCGGCCAGCTCGACCGGGCCGAGCGCCCCTGA
- a CDS encoding ACP S-malonyltransferase has product MLAVVCPGQGSQTPGMLAPWLELPGTADLLDSFSAAAGTDLVTHGTTSDADTIRDTAVAQPLIVASSLVSLRTILDGRDASEVVDVTAGHSVGELSAAAVAGVLDDAGAVGLVSHRARAMAEAAAAAESGMSAVVGGDPDEVLASIEAAGLFPANVNGGGQVVAAGGLAELKALAEQPPARARVIPLQVAGAFHTPYMESARAAFEQVARGWLATDPRLPLLSDADGATYDTLAPGSHGHGTAADVLSRLAAQVTAPVRWDLCQATLAERGVTAILELAPGGVLAGLAKRSLKGVELVAVKSPDDVEAARDLVARHSVVGGAGTAEVTA; this is encoded by the coding sequence GTGCTCGCCGTCGTCTGCCCTGGACAGGGCTCTCAGACCCCCGGGATGCTCGCGCCGTGGCTCGAGCTGCCCGGCACCGCCGACCTCCTCGACTCGTTCTCGGCCGCGGCCGGGACCGACCTCGTCACGCACGGGACGACGTCGGACGCCGACACGATCCGTGACACCGCCGTCGCCCAGCCGCTGATCGTCGCCTCCTCGCTCGTGTCGCTGCGCACGATCCTCGACGGGCGCGACGCGAGCGAGGTCGTCGACGTCACGGCGGGCCACTCGGTCGGCGAGCTCTCCGCCGCGGCCGTCGCGGGCGTGCTCGACGACGCCGGCGCGGTCGGCCTGGTCTCGCACCGCGCCCGGGCCATGGCCGAGGCGGCCGCCGCGGCCGAGTCCGGGATGAGCGCCGTGGTCGGCGGCGACCCCGACGAGGTCCTCGCGTCGATCGAGGCCGCCGGCCTCTTCCCCGCCAACGTCAACGGCGGCGGCCAGGTCGTGGCCGCAGGCGGGCTCGCCGAGCTCAAGGCCCTCGCCGAGCAGCCGCCGGCGCGTGCCCGCGTCATCCCGCTCCAGGTCGCCGGCGCGTTCCACACGCCGTACATGGAGTCGGCGCGCGCCGCCTTCGAGCAGGTCGCGCGCGGCTGGCTCGCGACCGACCCGCGCCTGCCGCTGCTGAGCGACGCCGACGGCGCCACGTACGACACGCTCGCGCCGGGCTCGCACGGCCACGGCACCGCGGCCGACGTGCTGAGCCGGCTCGCCGCCCAGGTCACGGCGCCCGTGCGGTGGGACCTGTGCCAGGCGACGCTCGCCGAGCGCGGCGTCACCGCGATCCTCGAGCTCGCCCCGGGCGGCGTCCTCGCCGGCCTCGCCAAGCGTTCCCTCAAGGGCGTCGAGCTCGTCGCCGTCAAGTCCCCCGACGACGTCGAGGCCGCGCGCGACCTCGTCGCCCGCCACTCCGTCGTCGGCGGCGCCGGCACGGCCGAGGTGACCGCATGA
- a CDS encoding beta-ketoacyl-ACP synthase III: protein MTARRTLRQAEPVRYSRILSIAGERGSEVVTNDDIAGPIDSSDEWIRQRTGIVTRRRATADVDVLDLSEAAARKALDAAGLTGSDVDAVILSTITYFHQTPSGAAILAERLGATPAAAYDISAACAGYAYGIGQADALVRSGAARHVLVIGAEKLSDIIDPTDRSISFLLGDGAGAAVVGPSDTPGIGPTVWGSDGAKAQAIRQTHSLTELAQDPSLGMPTLRQDGPSVFKWASFQMAPVAAKAMAEAGVEPEDIQVFVPHQANMRIIDQMVKQLRLPEDVAVARDIADTGNTSAASIPLATERLLAEGSAASGDLALQIGFGAGLVYAAQVVVLP from the coding sequence ATGACCGCGCGGCGCACGCTGCGCCAGGCGGAGCCCGTGCGGTACTCCCGCATCCTGTCGATCGCCGGCGAACGCGGCAGCGAGGTCGTCACGAACGACGACATCGCGGGCCCGATCGACTCCTCGGACGAGTGGATCCGCCAGCGCACCGGGATCGTGACGCGGCGCCGCGCGACCGCGGACGTCGACGTGCTCGACCTGTCCGAGGCCGCCGCCCGCAAGGCCCTCGACGCCGCGGGGCTCACCGGCTCCGACGTCGACGCGGTGATCCTGTCGACCATCACGTACTTCCACCAGACGCCGTCGGGCGCCGCGATCCTCGCCGAGCGCCTGGGCGCGACGCCGGCCGCCGCGTACGACATCTCGGCGGCCTGCGCCGGCTACGCCTACGGCATCGGCCAGGCCGACGCGCTCGTGCGCTCGGGCGCCGCCCGGCACGTGCTCGTCATCGGCGCCGAGAAGCTCAGCGACATCATCGACCCGACGGACCGGTCGATCTCGTTCCTCCTCGGCGACGGCGCGGGCGCCGCCGTCGTCGGCCCCTCCGACACGCCGGGCATCGGCCCGACCGTCTGGGGCTCCGACGGCGCCAAGGCGCAGGCGATCCGCCAGACGCACTCGCTGACCGAGCTCGCGCAGGACCCGTCGCTCGGCATGCCCACGCTGCGCCAGGACGGGCCGTCGGTGTTCAAGTGGGCGAGCTTCCAGATGGCCCCGGTCGCCGCGAAGGCGATGGCCGAGGCAGGCGTCGAGCCCGAGGACATCCAGGTCTTCGTCCCGCACCAGGCGAACATGCGGATCATCGACCAGATGGTCAAGCAGCTGCGCCTGCCCGAGGACGTCGCCGTGGCCCGCGACATCGCGGACACCGGCAACACGTCGGCCGCGTCGATCCCGCTGGCGACCGAGCGCCTGCTCGCGGAGGGCTCGGCGGCGTCGGGCGACCTCGCGCTGCAGATCGGGTTCGGCGCCGGGCTCGTCTACGCGGCCCAGGTGGTCGTGCTCCCGTAG
- a CDS encoding acyl carrier protein yields the protein MAYTSQEILEGLAEIVAEETGLPTDAVAPEKSFTDDLDIDSLSMMTIVTHAEDKFDVRIPDDDVKNLTTVGDAVKYIEGAQS from the coding sequence ATGGCTTACACGTCCCAGGAGATCCTCGAGGGCCTCGCCGAGATCGTCGCCGAGGAGACCGGTCTTCCCACCGACGCCGTCGCCCCCGAGAAGTCCTTCACCGACGACCTCGACATCGACTCGCTGTCGATGATGACGATCGTCACGCACGCCGAGGACAAGTTCGACGTCCGCATCCCCGACGACGACGTCAAGAACCTCACGACCGTCGGCGACGCCGTCAAGTACATCGAGGGCGCCCAGAGCTGA
- a CDS encoding beta-ketoacyl synthase, with the protein MTAARDVVVTGLGATTPLGGDAPTTWAAALAGESGARTLENDWAEKYGIPVTFAATIKVKPEEVLPRPELKRMDPSAQYAIIAAREAWQDAGAPEVDGERLGAVVSSGIGGIWTTLDGWDLLKERGARRMLPMTVPMLMPNSAVAYVSLELGAQAGAHALVSACASGAEAIGYAIDMIRTGRADVVVAGGTEATIHPMPIAAFAASRTLSLRNDDPQGASRPYDVDRDGFVIGEGAAVLVLESAEHAAARGASVYARIAGVGLSADAYHITSPDPDGKGQVAAMRRALEDAGVTGADVVHVNAHATSTKVGDLTETRSIRALLGDDADHVQLSATKSMTGHLLGGAGALETLFAVKAVSERLAPPTINVDNPDPELQVPLVRSVPEKLPDGDIVAINNSFGFGGHNVALVVANA; encoded by the coding sequence ATGACCGCAGCACGCGACGTCGTCGTCACCGGCCTCGGCGCGACCACGCCTCTCGGCGGCGACGCGCCGACCACCTGGGCTGCCGCCCTGGCGGGCGAGTCCGGAGCCCGGACTCTCGAGAACGACTGGGCGGAGAAGTACGGGATCCCCGTGACCTTCGCGGCGACCATCAAGGTCAAGCCGGAGGAGGTGCTCCCCCGCCCCGAGCTCAAGCGCATGGACCCGTCCGCGCAGTACGCGATCATCGCGGCGCGCGAGGCGTGGCAGGACGCGGGCGCCCCCGAGGTCGACGGCGAGCGCCTGGGCGCGGTCGTGTCGTCGGGCATCGGCGGCATCTGGACCACGCTCGACGGCTGGGACCTCCTCAAGGAGCGCGGCGCGCGCCGCATGCTCCCCATGACGGTGCCGATGCTCATGCCGAACTCGGCCGTCGCGTACGTGTCGCTCGAGCTGGGGGCGCAGGCCGGCGCCCACGCGCTCGTGTCCGCGTGCGCCTCCGGCGCCGAGGCCATCGGCTACGCGATCGACATGATCCGCACCGGCCGGGCCGACGTCGTCGTCGCGGGCGGCACCGAGGCCACGATCCACCCCATGCCGATCGCGGCGTTCGCGGCGTCGCGCACCCTGTCGCTGCGCAACGACGACCCGCAGGGCGCCTCGCGCCCGTACGACGTCGACCGCGACGGCTTCGTCATCGGCGAGGGTGCGGCGGTGCTCGTGCTCGAGAGCGCGGAGCACGCCGCCGCGCGCGGCGCGAGCGTGTACGCGCGCATCGCCGGCGTCGGCCTCTCCGCCGACGCGTACCACATCACGTCCCCGGACCCGGACGGCAAGGGTCAGGTCGCGGCCATGCGCCGGGCGCTCGAGGACGCGGGCGTGACGGGTGCGGACGTCGTGCACGTCAACGCGCACGCGACGTCGACCAAGGTCGGCGACCTCACCGAGACCCGGTCCATCCGCGCGCTCCTCGGCGACGACGCGGACCACGTCCAGCTCTCGGCGACCAAGTCGATGACGGGGCACCTGCTGGGTGGCGCGGGCGCGCTCGAGACGCTGTTCGCGGTCAAGGCCGTGTCCGAGCGGCTCGCCCCGCCGACGATCAACGTCGACAACCCCGACCCGGAGCTGCAGGTGCCGCTCGTGCGGTCGGTGCCGGAGAAGCTGCCCGACGGCGACATCGTCGCCATCAACAACTCGTTCGGCTTCGGCGGCCACAACGTCGCGCTGGTGGTCGCGAACGCCTGA
- a CDS encoding choice-of-anchor G family protein: MRTWRGHARHSAASPPESLKKAPRHRRRFDRRTVKRTIGITTAAGVVGAAAFAGASVATAEPTDQTEALGKFLGGSTLSVNLDDIAALEGAHAEYPSGETLDTNPLAAEVLNAVAVDLGDSLQLFGPNGVIALGAVNQYAEADAEGAAAASGAVSDQGAISVGGSAEFPSDATVSLTPLLPELADGVVSQLDLELGALSASAAWPAGGEPTGDYDIAGAMLQFESPLVGGVYTDLQDAIVPVQGTLDDLTADLTDALDGLINLNLVAARSTGTVDVTLPDLTTVLPSGFVGDGAVQVNLQTGEVLVDLEQLLAENPDLPDLNDLPANYEILNGDVIAAIGEATTNTITSIVEDVAAGVRTAVENTAVSVDINFEVLTPDLPPTWTTVLGLSLDATLAEIDSGAAVVDITTVPGTEDLLDTLLELLGLESTDELESEVLSLLLAPIGDVFDAVDGLDGALNNLTTGLATEVVDPVLDVVTTVVSLTGNVQEQPGDLPAHDPTGTESFTQRALQLTLLPGATPLAQVNLASATVRAVEAELDLAVTVTPDVAAPGDTVTVDGTGYTPSSTVTVEIRDGEGTVIATVEDVPTDAEGTFTTPVTIPGDTEPGAYVAVGIDDTTGQEAEDALTIEVDGTEVDGTEVDGTEVDGTEVDGTEVDGTEVDGTEVDGTEVDGTEVDGTEVDGTEVDGTEVDGTEVDGTEVDGTEVDGTEVDGTEVDGTEVDGTEVDGTEVDGTEVDGTEVDGTEVDGTEVDGTEVDGTEVDGTEVDGTEVDGTEVDGTEVDGTEVDGTEVDGTEVDGTEVDGTEVDGTEVDGTEPDDPTITVEPDTVFPGDQVTVTGEDWPASSTVTVDLVDPDGNVVATVEVETDENGSFTTPITVPEDAVPGDYTVEAWDDAGNFADDDLTVLPEDRVLSSVFEKPRVQRGEEQTFVAWGFEPGEQVQARINSEPLTLPVRTADAEGRVSWTFVVPADFEVGPHTGTATSVEVGDSTTAAFAVYAETSSGGGTGGTGGAGGTGKTGGGGMLPKTGADSAAYLGLALLLIGTGTAAVIGAKRRTRSAKG, encoded by the coding sequence GTGAGGACATGGCGTGGACACGCGCGTCACAGCGCAGCATCACCACCGGAGAGCCTGAAGAAGGCTCCGCGACACCGCCGCCGCTTCGACCGCAGGACGGTCAAGCGCACGATCGGGATCACCACCGCAGCCGGCGTCGTCGGCGCCGCGGCATTCGCCGGGGCGTCGGTCGCGACCGCCGAACCGACCGACCAGACCGAGGCGCTCGGCAAGTTCCTCGGCGGCAGCACGCTGTCGGTCAACCTTGACGACATCGCCGCGCTCGAGGGCGCGCACGCGGAGTACCCCTCCGGCGAGACGCTCGACACCAACCCGCTCGCCGCCGAGGTGCTCAACGCCGTCGCGGTCGATCTCGGAGACTCCCTCCAGCTCTTCGGGCCCAACGGTGTCATCGCGCTCGGGGCGGTCAACCAGTACGCCGAGGCCGACGCCGAGGGCGCGGCGGCCGCGTCCGGCGCGGTCAGCGACCAGGGCGCGATCTCGGTCGGAGGGTCGGCGGAGTTCCCGTCCGACGCCACCGTGTCGCTCACGCCGCTCCTGCCGGAGCTCGCCGACGGCGTGGTCTCGCAGCTCGACCTCGAGCTGGGGGCGCTGTCCGCGTCGGCTGCCTGGCCGGCCGGCGGCGAGCCCACCGGTGACTACGACATCGCCGGCGCCATGCTGCAGTTCGAGAGCCCGCTCGTCGGCGGTGTCTACACGGACCTGCAGGACGCGATCGTGCCTGTGCAGGGCACGCTCGACGACCTGACCGCCGATCTGACCGACGCGCTCGACGGCCTCATCAACCTGAACCTCGTGGCCGCGCGGTCCACGGGGACCGTCGACGTCACGCTCCCCGATCTGACGACGGTCCTGCCGTCCGGATTCGTCGGGGACGGCGCGGTCCAGGTCAACCTGCAGACCGGCGAGGTCCTCGTCGATCTCGAGCAACTCCTTGCCGAGAACCCGGACCTGCCGGACCTCAACGACCTGCCGGCCAACTACGAGATCCTCAACGGCGACGTCATCGCGGCGATCGGCGAGGCGACGACGAACACCATCACCTCGATCGTCGAGGACGTCGCTGCCGGCGTCCGGACCGCCGTCGAGAACACGGCGGTGTCCGTCGACATCAACTTCGAGGTCCTGACCCCCGACCTTCCGCCCACGTGGACCACCGTCCTCGGGCTCTCCCTCGACGCGACTCTCGCCGAGATCGACAGCGGTGCGGCGGTCGTCGACATCACGACGGTCCCCGGAACCGAGGATCTGCTCGACACACTGCTCGAGCTGCTCGGCCTCGAATCCACCGACGAGCTCGAGTCCGAGGTGCTCAGCCTCCTCCTGGCTCCCATCGGCGACGTCTTCGACGCCGTCGACGGGTTGGACGGCGCGCTCAACAACCTCACGACGGGTCTTGCCACCGAGGTGGTGGACCCGGTCCTCGACGTGGTGACGACCGTCGTGTCGCTCACCGGCAACGTCCAGGAGCAGCCTGGCGACCTGCCGGCTCACGACCCGACGGGTACCGAGTCGTTCACGCAGCGCGCGCTTCAGCTCACGCTGCTGCCGGGCGCCACGCCGCTCGCCCAGGTGAACCTCGCCTCGGCGACCGTGCGAGCCGTGGAAGCGGAGCTCGACCTCGCCGTGACGGTCACGCCGGACGTCGCGGCGCCGGGTGACACGGTGACGGTCGACGGCACCGGCTACACGCCGAGCTCGACGGTCACCGTCGAGATCCGCGACGGCGAGGGCACGGTCATCGCGACCGTCGAGGACGTCCCGACGGACGCGGAGGGTACCTTCACCACGCCCGTCACCATCCCCGGTGACACCGAGCCCGGTGCGTACGTCGCGGTCGGCATCGACGACACGACAGGCCAGGAAGCCGAGGACGCGCTGACCATCGAGGTGGACGGCACCGAGGTGGACGGGACCGAGGTCGACGGGACCGAGGTCGACGGCACCGAGGTCGACGGCACCGAGGTCGACGGCACCGAGGTCGACGGCACCGAGGTCGACGGCACCGAGGTCGACGGCACCGAGGTCGACGGCACCGAGGTCGACGGCACCGAGGTCGACGGCACCGAGGTCGACGGCACCGAGGTCGACGGCACCGAGGTCGACGGCACCGAGGTCGACGGCACCGAGGTCGACGGCACCGAGGTCGACGGCACCGAGGTCGACGGCACCGAGGTCGACGGCACCGAGGTCGACGGCACCGAGGTCGACGGCACCGAGGTCGACGGCACCGAGGTCGACGGCACCGAGGTCGACGGCACCGAGGTCGACGGCACCGAGGTCGACGGCACCGAGGTCGACGGCACCGAGGTCGACGGCACCGAGGTCGACGGCACCGAGGTCGACGGCACCGAGGTCGACGGCACCGAGGTCGACGGCACCGAGGTCGACGGCACCGAGGTCGACGGCACCGAGGTCGACGGCACCGAGGTCGACGGCACCGAGCCTGACGACCCGACGATCACGGTCGAGCCCGACACCGTGTTCCCCGGTGACCAGGTGACGGTGACCGGTGAGGACTGGCCCGCCAGCTCCACGGTCACGGTCGACCTCGTCGACCCGGACGGGAACGTCGTGGCCACGGTCGAGGTCGAGACCGACGAGAACGGCAGCTTCACCACGCCGATCACGGTCCCCGAGGACGCCGTCCCCGGTGACTACACCGTCGAGGCGTGGGACGACGCCGGCAACTTCGCCGACGACGACCTCACGGTCCTGCCGGAGGACCGCGTCCTCAGCTCCGTGTTCGAGAAGCCGCGCGTCCAGCGCGGTGAGGAGCAGACGTTCGTCGCGTGGGGCTTCGAGCCCGGCGAGCAGGTCCAGGCCCGGATCAACTCCGAGCCGCTCACGCTCCCGGTCCGCACGGCCGACGCAGAGGGTCGGGTCAGCTGGACCTTCGTGGTCCCGGCCGACTTCGAGGTCGGTCCGCACACCGGCACGGCGACGAGCGTCGAGGTAGGCGACTCGACGACGGCGGCGTTCGCCGTCTACGCCGAGACGTCGTCGGGTGGCGGCACCGGCGGTACCGGTGGTGCCGGCGGCACGGGTAAGACCGGCGGTGGCGGCATGCTGCCGAAGACGGGCGCCGACTCGGCGGCCTACCTCGGCCTGGCCCTGCTCCTGATCGGGACGGGCACCGCGGCGGTGATCGGCGCGAAGCGCCGGACCCGCTCCGCGAAGGGCTGA
- a CDS encoding DUF5819 family protein, translated as MPSTTTSRATWVKLVAAALALVVTVHTAATFLWIAPRNAISTAAAEPLEAYMEPVFQQNWSLFAPTPINVENSLEVRALDEDLNPTAWVDVTDLEISANLTHHVFPNRASRPTRMLAARAGAQFRKLSDAELQVLGGHYHENAWPRLAEALEEADGSSSEARRDLVLAYDRAMAAYATEFVRATVTEIEPAYVQFRVVRQPAARFSARDGEPPAATTYTFGRRPLYEFPRQDSDAFRAAIERFRP; from the coding sequence GTGCCTTCCACGACCACCTCGCGAGCCACCTGGGTCAAGCTGGTGGCAGCCGCGCTCGCGCTCGTCGTCACGGTGCACACGGCCGCGACGTTCCTGTGGATCGCACCGAGGAACGCGATCAGCACCGCGGCGGCGGAGCCGCTCGAGGCGTACATGGAACCGGTGTTCCAGCAGAACTGGTCACTCTTCGCCCCGACGCCGATCAACGTGGAGAACTCGCTCGAGGTCCGCGCCCTGGACGAGGACCTCAACCCGACGGCGTGGGTCGACGTGACGGACCTCGAGATCTCCGCCAACCTCACGCACCACGTGTTCCCCAACCGTGCGAGCCGGCCGACGCGCATGCTCGCAGCCCGCGCCGGCGCGCAGTTCCGCAAGCTCTCCGACGCCGAGCTGCAGGTCCTCGGCGGTCACTATCACGAGAACGCCTGGCCCCGGCTCGCGGAAGCGCTCGAGGAGGCGGACGGCAGCTCGTCCGAGGCACGCCGGGACCTCGTTCTCGCCTACGACCGTGCCATGGCCGCGTACGCGACGGAGTTCGTCCGCGCGACGGTCACCGAGATCGAGCCCGCCTACGTCCAGTTCCGGGTCGTCCGTCAGCCCGCCGCACGGTTCTCGGCCCGTGACGGCGAACCGCCTGCGGCGACGACCTACACGTTCGGCAGGCGCCCGCTGTACGAGTTCCCGCGCCAGGACAGCGACGCGTTCCGGGCGGCGATCGAGAGGTTCCGGCCATGA
- a CDS encoding HTTM domain-containing protein: protein MTTTIASAHRQASDRLDAALRWVCDDRRATYGTALVRMAFGGGAFVFLLTHLQNREYLWGEAARWAAPLDSNGGFGAPFTLFAGGLASVPLTVAYVVLLVLAALVTVGWRARWVTPVFLVMWVSLLESNPLTGDQSDNIFRILLLYLCFADLGGRWSLDARRRARELARYGVPRPLGRFGSARANAAAVQLGTLLHNFAVIMAAAQICLIYVASGLYKAQGARWQDGTAIYYPLQLSHYRPWPWLADLLVQNPLMVTLVTYFSVFIQLFFPLMLLQRWTRIVAIAGVLAMHTGIAVAMGLPFFSLFIMAGDCLFVRDRTFAAVERRVRTWLGRVVRHLPGPRGHDGGTRDGTPAREPEQVPVP, encoded by the coding sequence ATGACGACGACGATCGCCTCCGCACACCGGCAGGCGTCCGACCGGCTCGACGCCGCGCTGCGCTGGGTGTGCGACGACCGCAGGGCGACCTACGGCACGGCGCTGGTCCGCATGGCGTTCGGCGGCGGCGCCTTCGTCTTCCTGCTCACCCACCTGCAGAACCGCGAGTACCTGTGGGGCGAGGCGGCGCGCTGGGCCGCACCGCTCGACTCCAACGGCGGTTTCGGCGCTCCGTTCACGCTCTTCGCGGGCGGGCTCGCGTCCGTTCCGCTCACGGTCGCCTACGTCGTGCTCCTCGTGCTCGCGGCGCTCGTGACGGTCGGCTGGCGGGCACGCTGGGTGACCCCCGTCTTCCTCGTGATGTGGGTCAGCCTGCTCGAGTCGAACCCCCTGACGGGCGACCAGAGCGACAACATCTTCCGCATCCTGCTGCTCTACCTGTGCTTCGCCGACCTCGGCGGCCGCTGGTCGCTCGACGCCCGCCGCCGCGCCCGCGAGCTGGCGCGGTACGGGGTCCCCCGGCCGCTCGGCCGGTTCGGGTCCGCCCGGGCCAACGCGGCCGCCGTCCAGCTCGGCACGTTGCTGCACAACTTCGCCGTGATCATGGCCGCGGCGCAGATCTGCCTCATCTACGTGGCGTCCGGGCTCTACAAGGCCCAGGGCGCGCGGTGGCAGGACGGCACGGCGATCTACTACCCGCTGCAGCTCTCCCACTACCGGCCCTGGCCGTGGCTCGCCGACCTGCTCGTCCAGAACCCGCTGATGGTCACCCTCGTGACCTACTTCTCGGTGTTCATCCAGCTGTTCTTCCCGCTCATGCTGCTGCAGCGCTGGACGCGCATCGTCGCGATCGCCGGTGTGCTGGCGATGCACACGGGCATCGCCGTCGCGATGGGCCTGCCGTTCTTCTCGCTGTTCATCATGGCCGGCGACTGCCTCTTCGTCCGGGACCGGACCTTCGCCGCGGTCGAGCGCCGGGTACGGACGTGGCTCGGCCGCGTCGTCCGTCACCTCCCCGGTCCGCGGGGGCACGACGGCGGCACTCGCGACGGTACGCCCGCTCGCGAACCCGAGCAGGTGCCGGTGCCCTGA
- a CDS encoding DUF3145 domain-containing protein produces the protein MAGAITRGVLFVHSAPRALCPHLEWAAGNVLGTRVSFDWTPQPAGRGLYRAEYSWQGAQGTGARLASALRGWDHLRYEVTEEASHGADGARWSHTPDLGIFHAMTDVHGNVVVPEDRIRAALDLAHDPRAMRDALDLALGTAWDDELEPFRYAGAGAPVRWLHRVG, from the coding sequence ATGGCCGGAGCCATCACCCGCGGTGTGCTTTTCGTGCACTCTGCACCCCGGGCACTGTGCCCCCACCTCGAGTGGGCGGCGGGCAACGTGCTCGGTACTCGCGTGTCGTTCGACTGGACGCCCCAGCCGGCCGGCCGCGGCCTCTACCGCGCGGAGTACTCGTGGCAGGGCGCCCAGGGCACGGGCGCCCGGCTGGCGTCTGCCCTGCGCGGGTGGGACCACCTGCGCTACGAGGTGACGGAGGAGGCGAGCCACGGCGCCGACGGCGCGCGGTGGTCGCACACCCCCGACCTCGGCATCTTCCACGCCATGACGGACGTCCACGGCAACGTCGTCGTGCCCGAGGACCGCATCCGTGCGGCCCTCGACCTCGCCCACGACCCGCGCGCCATGCGTGACGCCCTCGACCTCGCGCTCGGCACCGCCTGGGACGACGAGCTCGAGCCCTTCCGCTACGCGGGTGCCGGCGCGCCCGTGCGCTGGCTGCACCGCGTCGGGTAG
- the def gene encoding peptide deformylase, with protein sequence MAMREIRVLPDPVLRTPCEEITTIDDRVRGLVEDLVDTVDADGRAGLAANQIGVNLRAFSWNVDDEIGYVLNPRIVELSEELQDGDEGCLSVPGLWYPTTRAWYARVVGTNLEGEEIVVEGTGLMARCLQHECDHLDGKLYLDRLERSVRKKAMRELRERL encoded by the coding sequence ATGGCGATGCGAGAGATCCGGGTGCTGCCCGACCCCGTGCTGCGTACCCCGTGCGAGGAGATCACCACGATCGACGACCGCGTGCGCGGGCTGGTCGAGGACCTGGTCGACACGGTCGACGCCGACGGTCGCGCCGGCCTCGCCGCGAACCAGATCGGCGTGAACCTCCGGGCCTTCTCGTGGAACGTCGACGACGAGATCGGCTACGTGCTGAACCCGCGGATCGTCGAGCTCTCCGAGGAGCTCCAGGACGGCGACGAGGGCTGCCTGTCGGTCCCGGGCCTCTGGTACCCGACGACGCGCGCCTGGTACGCCCGCGTGGTGGGCACCAACCTCGAGGGTGAGGAGATCGTCGTCGAGGGCACGGGGCTCATGGCGCGCTGCCTGCAGCACGAGTGCGACCACCTCGACGGCAAGCTCTACCTCGACCGCCTGGAGCGCAGCGTGCGCAAGAAGGCCATGCGCGAGCTGCGCGAGAGGCTCTGA